Proteins found in one Sorghum bicolor cultivar BTx623 chromosome 1, Sorghum_bicolor_NCBIv3, whole genome shotgun sequence genomic segment:
- the LOC8077997 gene encoding COP9 signalosome complex subunit 1 produces the protein MDVEGEVPAAAAAAVANGLGGAEEASAAPVSAEQLDVEAYAAQYSGRTRLARLLFIADRCGVEAMQLEALRMAYDEIKRGEDVQLHRDVAAKIGGRLGPRFGLDQAWVDTVTRRADQRKEKLENELNGYRTNLIKESIRMGYNDIGDFFYAHGQLSDAFKSYIRTRDYCTTSKHIVQMCMNVILVSIELGQYAHVSNYVSKAEQTPDSLDPVIVAKLKAAAGLANLETKKYKFAARKFVETGIELGNNYSEVIAPQDVAVYGALCALASFDRSDLKSKVIDNINFRNFLELVPEVRELVNDFYASRYGSCLGHLEKLKPNLLLDIHLHEHVETLYMDIRHKAIIQYTLPFISVDLNLMATAFKTSVSMLEKELAALITENKIQARIDSHNKILYARHADQRNATFQRVLQTGNDFERDVKSMLLRANLLKHDYIQKASGPRKM, from the exons ATGGACGTCGAGGGCGAGGtccccgccgcggcggcggcggcggtggcgaacGGCCTGGGCGGCGCGGAGGAGGCCTCTGCAGCGCCGGTCTCGGCCGAGCAGCTGGACGTGGAGGCTTACGCGGCGCAGTACTCGGGCCGGACCCGCCTCGCGCGCCTGCTCTTCATCGCGGACCGGTGCGGGGTGGAGGCGATGCAGCTCGAGGCGCTGCGGATGGCGTACGATGAGATCAAGCGCGGGGAGGACGTGCAGCTCCACCGGGACGTCGCCGCCAAGATCGGAGGCCGCCTTGGTCCGCGCTTCGGCCTCGACCAGGCGTGGGTCGACACCGTCACCCGCCGCGCCGATCAGCGCAAGGAGAAGCTCGAGAACGAGCTCAATGGATACAGG ACTAACCTGATCAAAGAGAGCATCAGAATGGGCTACAATGACATTGGTGATTTCTTCTATGCCCATGGCCAACTTTCGGATGCCTTCAAAAGCTACATCAGGACTCGGGACTATTGCACCACTTCCAAACATATAGTTCAGATGTGCATGAATGTGATTCTGGTTAGCATTGAGCTGGGGCAATATGCACATGTTTCAAACTATGTCAGCAAAGCAGAGCAAACCCCAGACTCTCTGGATCCTGTCATTGTCGCCAAGCTGAAGGCAGCTGCAGGATTAGCCAACTTGGAAACAAAGAAATACAAATTTGCTGCTCGTAAG TTTGTTGAGACAGGAATTGAACTAGGAAACAACTACTCTGAAGTCATAGCTCCTCAAGATGTAGCGGTCTATGGTGCACTTTGTGCACTTGCTTCTTTTGACCGTTCAGACCTGAAG AGCAAAGTCATCGACAATATCAACTTCCGTAACTTTCTGGAGCTGGTGCCTGAAGTAAGGGAGCTGGTTAATGATTTTTATGCAAG TCGCTATGGATCTTGCTTGGGTCATCTTGAGAAGCTAAAGCCTAACCTGCTCCTGGATATCCATTTGCATGAGCATGTAGAGACTCTGTATATGGATATTCGCCACAAAGCGATCATACAGTACACACTTCCTTTTATATCTGTTGATCTCAACTTGATGGCAACTGCCTTTAAGACTTCTGTCTCCATGCTGGAGAAGGAGCTGGCCGCACTGATTACTGAGAACAAAATACAG GCCCGGATAGACTCCCACAACAAGATCCTCTACGCAAGGCATGCTGACCAGAGAAATGCAACTTTCCAACGTGTCCTTCAAACCGGCAATGACTTTGAGAGAGATGTCAAGTCCATGCTTCTGCGGGCCAACCTCCTCAAGCATGATTACATTCAGAAGGCGAGTGGACCAAGGAAGATGTAA
- the LOC8059480 gene encoding RHOMBOID-like protein 2, giving the protein MATRADVEKGGVVRKEPGKVPSPLYPQHEGEREWVPWIVPVFFVANITVFVITMYVNNCPTHTTTPRDAKCVARFLGRFSFQPLRQNPLLGPSSATLTKMGALVWEKVVHHHQGWRLLSSMWLHAGVLHLVANMLCLLFVGMRLEQQFGYVRIGAIYILSGLGGAVLSSLFIRNHISVGASGALFGLLGAMLSELITNWTIYTNKAVAVATLLFVAAVNLVLGILPHVNNFAHIGGFLAGFLLGLVVLMRPHFGWMERYSMPAGAPCTARKYLAYQWILLAVALLLLVVGFAVGMAMVFRGSNANDSCHWCHYLSCVPTARWNCTN; this is encoded by the exons ATGGCGACGCGGGCGGACGTGGAGAAGGGCGGCGTGGTGAGGAAGGAGCCCGGCAAGGTGCCGTCGCCGCTGTACCCGCAGCacgagggggagagggagtggGTGCCATGGATCGTCCCCGTCTTCTTCGTCGCCAACATCACAGTCTTCGTCATCACCATGTACGTCAACAACTGCCCCACGCACACCACCACGCCGCGCGACGCCAAGTGCGTCGCACGATTCCTCGGCCGCTTCTCCTTCCAGCCGCTGCGACAGAACCCGCTCCTCGGACCATCCTCCGCCAC GCTCACCAAGATGGGGGCCCTTGTTTGGGAGAAGGTGGTGCACCACCACCAGGGCTGGCGCCTCCTCTCCAGCATGTGGCTCCACGCCGGCGTCCTCCACCTGGTCGCCAACATGCTCTGCCTCCTCTTCGTCGGCATGCGCCTCGAACAGCAGTTCGGATACG TGAGGATCGGTGCGATCTACATCCTGTCcggcctaggcggcgccgtgctGTCGTCGCTCTTCATCCGTAACCACATCTCCGTGGGTGCCTCAGGCGCGCTCTTCGGCCTGCTGGGCGCCATGCTCTCCGAGCTCATCACCAACTGGACCATCTACACCAACAAGGCGGTGGCCGTGGCGACGCTCCTGTTCGTCGCCGCCGTCAACCTGGTGCTCGGCATCCTGCCCCACGTCAACAACTTCGCGCACATCGGCGGATTCCTCGCGGGGTTCCTCCTCGGCTTGGTCGTGCTCATGCGCCCGCACTTCGGGTGGATGGAGCGATACAGCATGCCCGCCGGCGCACCCTGCACCGCCAGGAAGTACCTCGCTTACCAGTGGATCCTCCTCGCCGTCGCCctgctcctcctcgtcgtcgg ATTCGCGGTCGGCATGGCGATGGTCTTCCGCGGCTCCAACGCCAACGACAGCTGCCACTGGTGTCACTACCTCAGCTGCGTGCCCACCGCCAGATGGAACTGCACCAACTGA
- the LOC8077998 gene encoding uncharacterized protein LOC8077998 isoform X2, which produces MELLAKAPVLGCAGKMQRQRQRGSAMGSLVAGALNRWICRAVAQPPRASPATATAPRVRLRDGRHLAYAESGVSKEDARFKVVFSHGFTGSRLDTVRPTPEVAEELGVYMVGFDRAGYGQSDPNPNRSVKSAALDVEELADALGLGPKFYVIGISLGCHAVWGALKYIPDRIAGAAMMAPVVNYWWPGFPPELAAEVYAKQEVGDQWALRVSHHAPGILHWWMDQSWLPTSTVVAGTTPLPNARDAEIRRNMQADGTFQQKREQATQQGIHESYYRDMTVMFGKWEFDPMALPEPPCPVHLWQGDEDGLVPVVLQRYLAGKLAWVNYHELPGTGHFLSAVPGLGDTVLRTLFGQKQ; this is translated from the exons ATGGAGCTGCTAGCCAAGGCGCCCGTGCTGGGCTGCGCCGGGAAgatgcagcggcagcggcagcggggcTCCGCGATGGGCTCCCTTGTTGCGGGCGCGTTGAACAGGTGGATTTGCCGTGCCGTGGCGCAGCCGCCGAGGGcctcgccggcgacggcgacggcgccgaGGGTGCGGCTCAGGGACGGGCGCCACCTGGCGTACGCCGAGTCCGGTGTCAGCAAGGAGGACGCGCGGTTCAAGGTCGTCTTCTCCCACGGCTTCACCGGCTCCCGGCTCGACACCGTCCGCCCGACGCCG GAAGTGGCGGAGGAGCTGGGCGTGTACATGGTGGGCTTCGACCGCGCCGGGTACGGGCAGAGCGACCCCAACCCCAACCGGTCCGTCAAGAGCGCGGCGCTGGACGTGGAGGAGCTCGCGGACGCGCTGGGGCTCGGCCCCAAGTTCTACGTCATCGGCATCTCCCTCGGCTGCCATGCCGTCTGGGGCGCCCTCAAGTACATCCCCGACAG GATCGCCGGCGCGGCAATGATGGCGCCGGTGGTGAACTACTGGTGGCCAGGGTTCCCTCCGGAGCTGGCGGCGGAGGTGTACGCGAAGCAGGAGGTAGGGGACCAGTGGGCGCTGCGGGTGTCGCACCACGCGCCGGGGATCCTCCACTGGTGGATGGACCAGAGCTGGCTGCCCACGTCGACGGTGGTGGCCGGCACGACGCCGCTGCCGAACGCGCGCGACGCCGAGATCCGGCGCAACATGCAGGCGGACGGCACGTTCCAGCAGAAGCGGGAGCAGGCGACGCAGCAGGGGATCCACGAGTCCTACTACCGCGACATGACCGTCATGTTCGGCAAGTGGGAGTTCGACCCCATGGCGTTGCCGGAGCCGCCGTGCCCCGTGCACCTGTGGCAGGGAGACGAGGACGGCCTCGTCCCCGTCGTCCTGCAGAGGTACCTCGCCGGCAAGCTCGCCTGGGTCAACTACCACGAGCTCCCCGGCACCGGACACTTCCTGTCGGCGGTGCCTGGGCTCGGAGACACCGTCCTCAGGACCCTTTTCGGTCAGAAGCAGTAG